Proteins found in one Leptotrichia trevisanii DSM 22070 genomic segment:
- a CDS encoding N-acetylmuramoyl-L-alanine amidase family protein — protein MKVILNVGHGGVKKDPGACGNGFEEHAWNKDFVNNYIVPECKEQGVDYVVVYQDYYSKLPDKINNLANKGDITLSFHLNAAEKMANGVEMLFWHTSKKSKELAEYMQEANIEATHLKDRKILPRVRGDRGWTLLYKTVTPCLIVESGFITNKNDMEVLEATKKELAKYYVAAVK, from the coding sequence ATGAAAGTAATATTGAATGTAGGACACGGTGGAGTGAAAAAGGATCCAGGAGCTTGCGGAAATGGATTTGAGGAACATGCTTGGAATAAGGATTTTGTAAATAACTATATTGTTCCTGAGTGCAAAGAGCAAGGTGTAGATTATGTCGTAGTGTATCAGGATTATTATTCTAAGTTGCCAGACAAAATTAATAATTTAGCAAACAAAGGGGATATAACTTTGTCATTTCATCTTAATGCAGCTGAGAAAATGGCTAACGGAGTTGAAATGCTATTCTGGCATACTTCCAAAAAAAGCAAGGAATTGGCAGAATATATGCAGGAGGCTAATATTGAAGCAACGCATTTGAAAGACAGAAAAATCTTACCACGTGTAAGAGGAGATAGAGGTTGGACATTGTTATATAAAACAGTAACCCCTTGTCTTATCGTTGAAAGTGGATTTATAACAAATAAAAATGATATGGAAGTATTAGAAGCAACAAAAAAGGAACTGGCAAAATATTATGTAGCGGCGGTAAAAAA
- a CDS encoding glycoside hydrolase family 108 protein, which produces MNRFDKIFSFMLAVEGGYTNDKNDKGGETTWGVTKEEARRNGYNGSMKNLTQDFAKRILEKDYYLKNRLNEVKNDKVALSICDWSFNSGKWATKKAQVTLNRYFGYNLVVDGIFGSKTIKALNEVEEQGKSEEFLRDYHSIQRKFYHSIVEYNPTQKDFLTGWLNRVDRKEKYLKEMV; this is translated from the coding sequence ATGAATAGATTTGACAAGATTTTCAGCTTTATGTTGGCTGTTGAGGGTGGTTATACTAACGATAAGAATGATAAGGGTGGAGAAACAACTTGGGGGGTTACAAAAGAGGAAGCAAGAAGAAACGGATACAATGGCTCTATGAAAAATTTAACACAAGATTTTGCAAAAAGAATACTTGAAAAAGACTATTACCTGAAAAATCGTTTGAATGAAGTAAAAAATGACAAGGTTGCATTATCAATATGTGACTGGAGTTTTAACTCAGGAAAATGGGCAACTAAAAAGGCACAGGTAACATTAAACAGATATTTTGGCTATAATCTAGTTGTGGACGGTATTTTTGGAAGCAAGACTATAAAAGCCTTGAATGAAGTGGAAGAACAAGGAAAATCAGAAGAATTTTTGAGAGATTACCATAGCATACAGAGAAAATTTTATCATTCTATAGTTGAATATAATCCAACTCAGAAAGATTTTTTGACTGGGTGGTTGAATCGGGTTGACAGAAAAGAAAAATATTTAAAGGAGATGGTATAA